The sequence GCTCTCGCTGTCGTCCACCACGAGGATCACGGCACGTTCAGTGACCATCTCCACTCACTGCCAATCTGCCCGTGCCCGGGTGAGCGCGCCGTCGATCGTTCTCGCGCTGAGCGTCGACTTCGCCAGGACGGCCACCGCCGAGCCGAACCCGCCCCGGCCACCGACGGCCTCGTGGTCGCTCCAGGTCACCACGACCACCGGAATGTCCCGCAACACCGGATCGTCCGCCATCGCGGAGAGTACCGCTCTGCCGTCCAGCTGGGGCAGCATCAGATCGAGGAAGACCACGTCGGGGAGCTCCGCGCGGAGCACGGCCAGGGCCTCCGACCCGTCGGCGGCCTCGACGACCCGTCCGGCGCGATCGGCCAGCAGCGACCGCATCATCGTGCGGAAGGCCGGGTCGTCGTCCACCACGAGCGCGGTCTCCACCCAGGGGGGATCGAGGTCGGCCAGGGCCTCCCCGGCCGCCGGCTCGATGGCCGTCGCGCCCACGGCGGTCGACGAGTCGCGGGGAAGCGTGACGGTGAAGGTCGAACCCGTGCCGAGAACGCTCTCCAGCTCCAGGCGGCCACCCAGCAGCTGGCAGACGCGGCGGGCGTAGGGCAGACCGAGCCCCGTGCCGCGGACCTGGGCGTGCAGATGGCTTTGCGCCTGGTAGAACTCGTCGAAGACCCGCTCGACGTCGTCCGGCGCGATGCCGATGCCGGTGTCGCGGACCACGAAGGACACCGTGTCGTCGCCCGGCCCGGCTCCCGCGTCACCGGGGCCGCCTGTGGTTTCGGCCCGTCCCGTGGTCCCGTCCCGGCCCGTGGAGCGCACGGCGACCCGCACCTCGCCGCGCTCGGTGAACTTCAGCGCGTTCCCGACGAGGTTGCGCAGCACCCGGCCGAGCAGGCTCTCATCGGTACGCAGCGTGCCGATCCCGGCCGGCTCCTCGAAGACCAGCCGGACTCCCGGCCGGATCGCCAGCGGCCGCTGCGTGCCCTCCACGTGCGCGAGCACCCCGTGGATGTCCACCTCGTCGAGATTCGGGGTGAGCCGGCCGGACTCCGCCTTCGCCAGGTCGAGAAGATCGTTCACCAGCAGGAGCAGGTCGTCGGAGCTGGCCAGGATCAGCTCGACCTGGCGGCGTTGCTCGGCGGTGAGCGGATCCGCGACCGGGTCGAGCAGCAGCCGCGCCAGGCCCAGCACCGAGTTCACCGGCGACCGCAGCTCGTGGCTGACACTGCGCAGGAACCGGGTCTTCGTCTCGTTCACCTTCTCGAGCGCCATGCCCCGCTCGTCCAGCTCGGCGTAGAGCGCGACGACCCCGCGGTTGGTCTGCTCCAGCTCCGAGGAGAGCTGGTTGTAAAGGGCGAGGACACCCTTGTTGGTCTCCTCCAGCTCGGCGTTGAGGCGCAGCAGCTCGTTCTGCTGGTTCTTCAGCTCCTCCAGGGCGCTGACCAGCTCGTTGTTCTGCACCCGGAGCTCGTCGACCGGTGCGAGCGGCGCGCTGGCCGCCACCGCCCGGCGCAGGTGGGCGCGCAGTGCCTCGTCGACGACCGTTCCCGGGGCGAGCGGCCTGGCGAGCGCGACCACCCGGGACGCCCCGCCCGGGGCGACCGTGACGTCCACGAGACGAGCCGCGGCGCGCAGCCCGGGAGCGTCACCGGCCAGCGGGCGGTCGGCGGTGATCAGGACGGCCAGCCCGGCGGGCCGGTTCAGCCGGAAGACAGCCAGCGCGCCCCCCGCCGGCAGCGTCTCGCGGCCCACCTCGCTCACCGCCGTCGCGAGCCGGACCTGGTCCTGCCCGTCGAGGCCGGCCGCGGCCCCGACCACCCGGGCCAGCTGGCGGGCCGCGAACACGTCCGGCTCGCTGTCGACCCGCACCGCCGCCAGTTCCCACGAATCGCCGCCAGGGGTACCCGGACCCGCTAGAGCCATGACTGTGCCGGCGCCCGCGGCACGGCCGCGACGAGCACCGAGGCGTCGTCACGGCGCAGGCCGGCGTCGCGCAGCACGGTCGCCGCGACGACGAGGGCCCCATGGCTGGCGACGCCCGGATGCGCGGACAGGTCGAACCGGGGCGTGACGCCGTCGCTGTGCAGGATGACTAGGGAGCCGGGGGACAGCGGATGCCGCGTCTCCGTCAGGCCGCGGGCCTGGTGACCGGCGATCCCGGGCCGGCTGATCAGGCCCGAGCGGCGGGAGCCGTCCAGGATGACACCGCTGATGTTGCCGACGCCGGCGAGCCGGAGGACCCCGGCGGCCGGTTCGAGCACCGCGACCGCCGCCGCGGCGCCCCGGGTGTGGGAGATCCCCTGGTGGATCCGCCGCAGCAGTTCCACCGGGCTGTTCGACTCAGGCGCCTCCCGGAAGATCCGGACCGCCTCGTCCGCGGCCCGGGCGGCCAGTTCGCCGTGTCCCAGGCCGTCGCAGAGCAGCAGCGCGACCCCGTCGCCGGCCTTCCGGACGGCGTAGGCGTCACCGCAGGCCGTCTCACCGGTGATCGGCCTCGTCAGACCGGCGACCAGGGAGGTGACGAAGGCCCGCGACCCGTCGTTCCCGCCGGGGTCTGGCCGGCCGAGGTCGGCCCGGCGGTCGGGCAGGAACGTGCCCACCATGGCCGTCCCGCGGCCGGGCGTCGAATGGATGTCCAGCGCGCTCGACAGCCGGGCGATCGCGCCCAGGCCGACCCCGAGGGTGCCCGCCGACGTCACGCCGTCGCGCATCACGGCGGGGACGTCAGCCAGCCCCGGGCCGCTGTCGATCGCCACGAACTGGAGGGCGAACCCGTCCGCTGCCTGCCCGCCCAGTCCTCGTAGTGCTCTCAGCAGGAACCGGCCGTCGTCCGCGTGCCGGATGAGGTTCGTCATCGCCTCGGTGACGGCGACACCGACCTCGGCGCCGCGGGCCGGGTCGAAGCCGAGCTGGCCGGCGAGCGCCACCGCGGCGCGGCGCGCCGCGCCGGCGGCCGACGGCTCGACCGCCTCGAACCAGGCGACGTCCTCCACCAGCGGATACGACGGGGCTGAAAACGGGCCCGGCGAGGTCAGCGCGACCACTTCACCACCCGCACGGTGGTGCCCGCGCCAGGGCTGCTCTCGATGGCGAAGTCGTCGACGAGGCGACGGCTGCCGGACAGCCCGAGCCCCAGGCCGCCGCCGCTGGTCCAGCCGTCGGTGAGCGCGAGGTCGATGTCGGGGATACCGGGGCCGGCGTCGGTGAAGACCGCGCGCACCCCCCGCCGGCGGCCGTTGTCGACGATGTCGATCGTCATCGACCCCCCGCCGCCGTAGACGAGGGTGTTGCGGGCCAGCTCACTGGCCGCCGTGACCATCTTCGTCTGGTCGACGAGGGAGAGTTTCGCCGCCACGGCGAGGTTCCGCACGACCTGGCGTACCCGGACGACGTCGGATTCCGACTCGATCGCGTGGCGCTGCGGCTCGGCGCCCACCAGCCCACCGCCCGGCGGGCCGGGCCGCCCACCTGTGCTCACCCGGCGCTGGTCCCCACGGCGCCACCGGACCCGGCGGCGACCGCGCCGGCCTCGGCACCACTGCCGGCGGCGGTCGACCCGGCCTCGGCCCTGCTCCCGGCCTCGTCGAGATCGAAGCCCTCGTCCGCCCGGGTGGTCACGCGGACCTCGGCGCCGAGCAGTTCCAGCCCGTGTTCCAGCGTCAGCGCGGTGCGCACCCCCGGCATGTACAGCCCGAGCTCGACCAGCGTGATGGCGACCGTCGGGCGCATGCCGACCACGACGGTCTCCGCGTCCAGCAGCCTGGACAGGGACGCGATCGTCGACAGCATCCGGCCGATGAAGCTGTCGACGATGTCCAGCGCCGAGATGTCGATCAGCACCCCGCGGGCGCCGGTCGCCACGATCCGCTCCGCGAGGTCGTCCTGGAGATCCAGCGCGAGCTGGTCCTGCAGGTCCACCTGGATGGAGACCAGGAGCAGATTGCCCATCTTCAGGACGGGGATCCGTTCCATCAGCGGCGCTCGGCGGCGGCGGAGCGGCGGAGCTGGAAGCCGTCCCGGCGCAGTGCGAGCGCGAGCGCCTCGGCCAGCGTCGCCTTGGTCACGATCTCGCCGAACTCGATGCCGAGGCTCACCACCGTCTGCGCGATCTGCGGGCGGATCCCGGAGATCACACAGTCCGCCCCCATCAGCTGGGCCGCCCGCACGGTCTTCAACAGGTGCTGGGCGACCTGGGTGTCAACCGCGCCGACCCCGGTGATGTCGATGATCGCGTGCCGGGAGCCGGTCTCGACGAGCGCCTGGAGCAGGCTCTCCATCACCAGCTGGGTGCGGGCGGAGTCCAGCGTGCCGACCAGCGGCACCGCGAGGATCCCCTCCCACAGTTTGATCACCGGGGTGGACAGCTCGAGGAGCTGGTTGCTCTGGTCGACGATCACCCGGTCCCGGGTCTGGACGTAGCTCTCGAACGTGAAGACACCCAGCTCGTCGACGAACTCGCTGAAATTCCGGTAATCCCGGAAGCTGACGCCGTCCTTCTCCAGCACGACCGCCGCCGCGTCCTTCAGGGAGAACACCGTGATCGCGGTCTCCCGCGAGGTGAAGCCCTGGCGCGCCCGGCTCGCCGAGAGCTCGGCGAGCACCGCCCGCAGCTCGGCGAACGACTCCGCGCGAAGATCGGCACCGTCGGCGCTCAGGCCGGTGACGAGCGCGTTGTAGAGCTCGCCCAGCTCGCGGCCGAGCTCGGCCGCCGTGAGCCGGGCCCGGAGCAGCTCACCCGCCCGGTCGGTTCAGCGCGCGAGAATCTCGCCGCGCTCACGACACAACGGCAGGATCCAACCGCCATCCACACCCGTGTCCAGTGAACCAACCGTTTCAGTCACGACACGACCCTACCGACCCGGGTGGGACCACGCGCTGGTCCCGCCACGCCCACGAGGTCACCATCACCTGACCTTCTGGAACGCTCACATCGGTTTTCGGGCGGTTCACGGCCCCCGGGTCCCCTGATGCTCACGTCCGGACAGGCCGGCGGCTCAGCGACCGAGGAACAGGCAGGGCAGGATGCCCAGCCTCGGCAGGCCGCCCCAGGCCCCGGCGCCCCACGCTCCCGTCCCGTCCGCCGCGTCCGCCGCGTCCGAAGGACACGGGGTCGACGACCTGGCCGGCTCACACCCGGTGCCGGCACCGGGGCCGCCCGGCACGGACCACAGTCCCGGCTGGCCCCTGCGCGGCAGCACCGCGCCGGTGGCACGGACGCCCCCGCAGGACCGGGAGGACCCGGTCGCCGGGGGGCTGGATCGGGCCTGGTCCGCGGTGGCCGACGGCGTGGGCGCGGACGGCGTCGCCTGCTCGGCGGTCGGCGTCGTCGCCACCGGGGACGGAGGCGCGGGCGGCGGCACGGCGGCCACCCGAACCGGCGCCGCCGGCGGGCGTGGCACCGCGGACGGAGCCGGCGGCACCGAGGGCGCGGGCGGCGGTGTCGGGGTGGTCGGCAGCGCGACCGGCGCGGGCTCGGCCGGCGCGCCGAACGCGCTGGAGCGGGCCTGGCCCCACCCCGGCGCGGGCGCCAGGGCGGCCGCCACCAGCAGGAACAGCAGGACCCCGCCCACCCCGCCGCTCACCCGCCGGTGCCCGCGAACCCAGGCATGTATCCCATGGCCCCACTCCGCCGGCCGCTGGCGCAACATCCGCATGTTCCTCCTCCGCTGGTCCGATCCTCATCGGACCAGCGGGACGAAAGCCACCGCACGGAGCAAAGTCGCTACTTTTCGGCACCACCGCACGGGTGGCCCTGCCGACACCTCACCTCGGCCGGCCAGCGCCGTCGCCGGCCGGAGGCGCCGTCAGGCCGGGGCTCCGCCGGTCGGCGACTCCGTCAGCCCGGGACTCCGTCCACGGCGACGCGGCCGGGTGCCGGCCCCCCGGGCCGGTCCGGGGACGCGCGGGCGTAGGACATCAGGCGGCGTTCCACCGCGACCCGCACCAGTTCCGCTTTGTTGCCCAGCAGGAGTTTCGCGCGCATCCGCTTGACATAGGTGTTGACGGTGGTCACCGCCACTCCCAGTCTGGCCGCGATCTGACCGTGGGTCAGTCCCTCGGCGATCAGGCTGAGTACCTGCTCCTCCCGTTCGGACAGCCGCGGCAGACCGGCCTGCGCGGAACTCGCCGGCAGCTGTCGCGGCGCCACTGTGGGAAAAACGGCGTCGGACAGGCCGGCGGACAGATAAAATCCCTCGGCGGCAACGGCGCGGACCGCGACGGCGAACATCGAGCAGGGTTCGCTGCTGATGAGGTATCCGGCGGCCCCGGCCGTCAGCACGGAGATCGCGTCGTCCCGGTCACGCGACTCCGACACGGCCAGCACCCGACCGAGGCCGGCGACGTCCGCTATCACCTCCGCCACCGAGTGGACACTGGCGCCGAAATCCACGAAGACGACATCGAGTCTGGTCCCGCCCGTCGACCACAGTGTGCTCCTCAGCTCACCGCCGTTTTCGCCGATGACCGCGGTGGCGATATCAGGCTCACGGATCAGCAGCTGCTGGACAGCCCACCTGAACAAGGGACGATCTCCGACGACTCCGACCTTCAGGGGTGACGGGAATAAAGGATCCACAAGTCTCCTTCACCGGGATGTCGGCTGCCGAGAGTAACCGGGCGATATTTACGATCCGCCTACGGATCGTAAACGCCTGATGAACTTGCAGGCAGTGGAATGTCGACAATTTTGGGGACACGCCCGGGGACAGACACCGCCCGCATTTGATGGCGATAGTGGCGTCCGCGTTACCCGCTTCGAACCCGTTCCCCGCACCGGAGGTGTGTCAGTGCGCCGCCTTGTCCTGCTCGGCCTGCGGAAGCACCGCAGTGGTTACGTCACCGAGATCACCGGAACGCGGCCCAGCTGGCCACTACGCCTGGCCCAGGCCATTCTCGTCGACCGCGGCTTCGACATCGACACCGCCACGGTGAACTGCGCGCTCCCGCACCTGCGCGCCCTGCTGACCGGCCCGGGAGGCGACCCAGAAGGCGGTCCGGACACGGACGACCGCGTCGTGTGGATTGATCACTGCGAATGCGGGGACGCGTACTGCGAACAGGGCTGGCGGGCCGCGCTGAGCTCCGCGGGCGACGGTGTCGCCGGGGCCGCACCGGCCGACGACGCCCCGGTCACGTTGCCGGATCTGCTCGGCCGCCTGTCCGAGGCCTGGCGGCCGGAGGACCTCCGGCGCAGCCCCTACCTCGACGGTGTCACGCCGGCCGCCGAGATCACCAATGTCGGCCTGTCCCTCGTCGCCGACGACGCGGG comes from Parafrankia discariae and encodes:
- a CDS encoding ATP-binding response regulator yields the protein MALAGPGTPGGDSWELAAVRVDSEPDVFAARQLARVVGAAAGLDGQDQVRLATAVSEVGRETLPAGGALAVFRLNRPAGLAVLITADRPLAGDAPGLRAAARLVDVTVAPGGASRVVALARPLAPGTVVDEALRAHLRRAVAASAPLAPVDELRVQNNELVSALEELKNQQNELLRLNAELEETNKGVLALYNQLSSELEQTNRGVVALYAELDERGMALEKVNETKTRFLRSVSHELRSPVNSVLGLARLLLDPVADPLTAEQRRQVELILASSDDLLLLVNDLLDLAKAESGRLTPNLDEVDIHGVLAHVEGTQRPLAIRPGVRLVFEEPAGIGTLRTDESLLGRVLRNLVGNALKFTERGEVRVAVRSTGRDGTTGRAETTGGPGDAGAGPGDDTVSFVVRDTGIGIAPDDVERVFDEFYQAQSHLHAQVRGTGLGLPYARRVCQLLGGRLELESVLGTGSTFTVTLPRDSSTAVGATAIEPAAGEALADLDPPWVETALVVDDDPAFRTMMRSLLADRAGRVVEAADGSEALAVLRAELPDVVFLDLMLPQLDGRAVLSAMADDPVLRDIPVVVVTWSDHEAVGGRGGFGSAVAVLAKSTLSARTIDGALTRARADWQ
- a CDS encoding ATP-binding protein; the encoded protein is MEDVAWFEAVEPSAAGAARRAAVALAGQLGFDPARGAEVGVAVTEAMTNLIRHADDGRFLLRALRGLGGQAADGFALQFVAIDSGPGLADVPAVMRDGVTSAGTLGVGLGAIARLSSALDIHSTPGRGTAMVGTFLPDRRADLGRPDPGGNDGSRAFVTSLVAGLTRPITGETACGDAYAVRKAGDGVALLLCDGLGHGELAARAADEAVRIFREAPESNSPVELLRRIHQGISHTRGAAAAVAVLEPAAGVLRLAGVGNISGVILDGSRRSGLISRPGIAGHQARGLTETRHPLSPGSLVILHSDGVTPRFDLSAHPGVASHGALVVAATVLRDAGLRRDDASVLVAAVPRAPAQSWL
- a CDS encoding ATP-binding protein: MSTGGRPGPPGGGLVGAEPQRHAIESESDVVRVRQVVRNLAVAAKLSLVDQTKMVTAASELARNTLVYGGGGSMTIDIVDNGRRRGVRAVFTDAGPGIPDIDLALTDGWTSGGGLGLGLSGSRRLVDDFAIESSPGAGTTVRVVKWSR
- a CDS encoding STAS domain-containing protein, whose translation is MERIPVLKMGNLLLVSIQVDLQDQLALDLQDDLAERIVATGARGVLIDISALDIVDSFIGRMLSTIASLSRLLDAETVVVGMRPTVAITLVELGLYMPGVRTALTLEHGLELLGAEVRVTTRADEGFDLDEAGSRAEAGSTAAGSGAEAGAVAAGSGGAVGTSAG
- a CDS encoding STAS domain-containing protein, giving the protein MLRARLTAAELGRELGELYNALVTGLSADGADLRAESFAELRAVLAELSASRARQGFTSRETAITVFSLKDAAAVVLEKDGVSFRDYRNFSEFVDELGVFTFESYVQTRDRVIVDQSNQLLELSTPVIKLWEGILAVPLVGTLDSARTQLVMESLLQALVETGSRHAIIDITGVGAVDTQVAQHLLKTVRAAQLMGADCVISGIRPQIAQTVVSLGIEFGEIVTKATLAEALALALRRDGFQLRRSAAAERR
- a CDS encoding response regulator transcription factor; translation: MFRWAVQQLLIREPDIATAVIGENGGELRSTLWSTGGTRLDVVFVDFGASVHSVAEVIADVAGLGRVLAVSESRDRDDAISVLTAGAAGYLISSEPCSMFAVAVRAVAAEGFYLSAGLSDAVFPTVAPRQLPASSAQAGLPRLSEREEQVLSLIAEGLTHGQIAARLGVAVTTVNTYVKRMRAKLLLGNKAELVRVAVERRLMSYARASPDRPGGPAPGRVAVDGVPG